A stretch of the Planktothricoides raciborskii GIHE-MW2 genome encodes the following:
- a CDS encoding pyridoxal phosphate-dependent aminotransferase, with protein MYIETPRMQAVQSPIIPVVGELIRRSPGTISLAQGVVYYDPPSEVESQISQFFADRDNHKYKAVVGIPALHDAIAHKLSAENDMDMTGRAIVVTAGGNMGFINAVLAIASPGDEIILQTPYYFNHEMAIAIASCRAVLVSTDENYQLRPDAIRAAITDKTRAIVTISPNNPTGAVYPESALREINQICRENGIYHISDEAYEYFTYDGVKHFSPGAIADGQDWTISLYSLSKAYGFASWRIGYMVIPEKLLLSVQKIQDTNLICAPVISQYAAMGALQAGVNYCHQHLEAIANARQIALTEFAKIQDFCIVPPAQGAFYFLLKIDTNLDPMTVVERLIRDYRVAVLPGTTFGVEKGCYLRVAYGALQTETAAEGIGRLVAGLQTIVKG; from the coding sequence ATGTATATAGAAACGCCGAGAATGCAAGCGGTACAATCACCGATTATTCCGGTGGTGGGGGAGTTGATTCGCCGATCGCCTGGGACGATTTCTCTGGCGCAAGGGGTGGTATATTACGATCCACCGTCAGAGGTGGAATCCCAAATTAGTCAGTTTTTTGCCGATCGCGATAATCATAAGTATAAGGCGGTGGTGGGAATTCCGGCTTTGCATGATGCGATCGCGCATAAGTTGTCCGCAGAGAATGATATGGACATGACGGGTCGGGCAATTGTGGTGACTGCTGGGGGAAATATGGGGTTTATCAATGCGGTTTTGGCGATCGCTTCTCCCGGTGATGAAATTATTCTGCAAACTCCCTATTATTTTAATCACGAAATGGCGATCGCGATCGCTTCTTGTCGGGCGGTTTTGGTCAGTACCGACGAAAATTATCAGTTGCGTCCCGATGCAATTCGGGCGGCAATTACCGATAAAACGCGGGCGATCGTGACGATTTCTCCCAATAATCCCACCGGGGCAGTTTACCCCGAATCGGCCTTACGAGAAATTAATCAAATTTGTCGCGAAAATGGCATTTATCATATTAGCGATGAAGCTTATGAATATTTTACCTATGACGGAGTAAAACACTTTTCTCCCGGTGCCATTGCGGATGGTCAAGATTGGACAATTTCCCTTTATTCTTTGTCCAAAGCTTACGGATTTGCCAGTTGGCGAATTGGTTATATGGTGATTCCCGAAAAGCTATTACTTTCGGTGCAAAAAATCCAAGATACTAATTTAATTTGTGCCCCAGTGATTTCTCAATATGCCGCAATGGGGGCGCTGCAAGCAGGGGTAAACTATTGTCACCAGCATTTAGAGGCGATCGCTAATGCCCGCCAAATTGCCTTAACTGAATTCGCCAAAATCCAAGATTTTTGTATTGTACCACCTGCCCAAGGTGCTTTTTATTTTCTGTTAAAAATTGACACAAATCTTGACCCGATGACTGTAGTAGAAAGGTTGATTCGTGACTATAGAGTTGCCGTGCTGCCAGGGACAACTTTTGGGGTTGAAAAAGGGTGTTATCTGCGGGTGGCTTATGGGGCATTACAAACCGAAACTGCCGCCGAAGGCATTGGGCGATTAGTAGCTGGTTTACAAACAATTGTCAAAGGGTAA
- a CDS encoding GAF domain-containing protein, with translation MFHKNLNSITERLGNSLKRDVLVQKTLYDIRDFLQVDRIVLYYFYRQWKGQVTAESLRDPELSIFGSTGADDCFNDEYAALYQAGRYRAIADVEIEPIHECHLDFLLSIQVKANLVVPVLVHQNLWGLLIAHDCQKPHYWSNSEIEFMQTQAHMLAMSPVLVNQS, from the coding sequence ATGTTTCACAAAAATTTAAACAGTATTACCGAACGTCTAGGCAATAGTCTCAAGCGAGATGTGCTGGTGCAAAAAACTTTATATGATATTCGGGATTTTTTGCAAGTAGATCGGATTGTTTTGTATTATTTTTATCGGCAGTGGAAGGGTCAAGTAACTGCTGAATCTTTGCGCGATCCAGAATTGTCTATTTTTGGCTCTACCGGCGCCGATGATTGTTTTAATGATGAATATGCAGCCCTATACCAAGCGGGAAGATATCGGGCGATCGCTGATGTTGAAATCGAGCCAATTCACGAATGTCATCTAGATTTTCTCCTCAGTATTCAGGTGAAAGCCAATTTAGTAGTGCCGGTTTTGGTGCATCAAAATCTTTGGGGTTTGCTAATTGCCCATGATTGTCAAAAACCCCATTATTGGTCAAATTCGGAAATAGAATTTATGCAAACACAAGCGCATATGTTGGCCATGAGTCCGGTACTGGTAAATCAGTCATAA
- a CDS encoding alpha/beta hydrolase-fold protein, which translates to MNHYSKRRSLLRHFSVKGIHYLGISWLCFFVITACSQFEVAKNAPTSTTNQQIQPMISPTRENSPKPIRENPADLHKIELTEATTGWNKNLMVDDVPYDLYIPPNYNKNSDSHQILPVVLVLPGWNYPRTRWVEDTPLAEYANQYGYALILPEMLTTIYESAYYPETEMRWNSLPGGKFIQERFIPTMQQRHHLLKPGSHNTLLGFSTGGRGVALIALENPGLFVAGASLAGDFSQENLPNDNLMTAVYGSFYQFPERWTGRDNPQRRSPEWMMPLYLAHGTDDAIVPPEQSRLFYEALVQHHGENITIEYHAIASAGHDADFLSQQLPNVFNFFQKFPQQVID; encoded by the coding sequence GTGAATCACTATTCAAAGCGGCGATCGCTTCTAAGACATTTTTCGGTCAAGGGAATTCACTATTTAGGAATTAGCTGGCTATGCTTTTTTGTGATCACCGCTTGTTCGCAATTTGAGGTGGCGAAAAATGCCCCCACATCGACCACTAACCAACAAATTCAGCCCATGATTTCGCCAACCAGAGAAAATTCACCAAAACCTATCCGGGAAAATCCCGCAGATTTACATAAAATAGAACTCACTGAAGCCACAACGGGCTGGAATAAAAATCTCATGGTGGATGATGTCCCTTATGATTTATATATTCCTCCCAACTATAACAAAAATTCTGATAGCCATCAAATTTTACCCGTGGTTTTAGTATTGCCCGGTTGGAATTATCCCCGCACTAGATGGGTAGAAGATACTCCGTTGGCGGAATATGCCAATCAATATGGATATGCCTTAATTTTACCAGAAATGTTGACGACTATTTATGAAAGTGCCTATTATCCAGAAACAGAAATGAGGTGGAATTCTTTACCCGGAGGCAAGTTTATCCAAGAACGCTTTATTCCCACAATGCAACAGCGACATCACCTATTAAAACCCGGTTCTCATAATACCTTGCTAGGATTTTCTACCGGGGGCAGAGGGGTGGCTTTAATTGCCTTAGAAAATCCCGGATTATTTGTGGCTGGTGCGAGTTTGGCCGGAGATTTTAGTCAAGAAAATCTGCCCAATGATAACTTAATGACTGCGGTTTATGGTTCATTTTATCAGTTTCCCGAACGGTGGACGGGTCGCGATAATCCTCAAAGGAGATCGCCGGAATGGATGATGCCATTATATTTGGCTCATGGGACCGATGATGCGATCGTTCCCCCGGAACAAAGTCGTCTATTTTATGAGGCATTGGTGCAGCATCATGGGGAGAATATCACCATAGAATATCATGCGATCGCCTCAGCGGGACATGATGCGGATTTTCTCAGCCAACAATTACCGAATGTATTTAATTTTTTCCAAAAATTCCCACAGCAAGTAATAGATTAA
- the thiC gene encoding phosphomethylpyrimidine synthase yields MRAEWVAKRRGQSNVSQMHYARQGFITEEMAYVAKRENLPPELIREEVARGRMIIPANINHTNLEPMCIGIASKCKVNANIGASPNSSNIQEELDKLKLSIKYGADTVMDLSTGGGNLDEIRTAIINASPVPIGTVPVYQALESVYGKMENLTADDFLHVIEKHAQQGVDYMTIHAGILIQHLPLVKSRITGIVSRGGGILAKWMLHHHKQNPLYTHYNDIIEIFKKYDVSFSLGDSLRPGCTHDASDDAQLAELKTLGELTRKAWEHDVQVMVEGPGHVPMDQIEFNVKKQMEECSEAPFYVLGPLVTDIAPGYDHITSAIGAAMAGWYGTAMLCYVTPKEHLGLPNAEDVRNGLIAYKIAAHAADIARHRPGARDRDDELSVARYNFDWNRQFELALDPDRAREYHDETLPADIYKTAEFCSMCGPKFCPMQTKVDADALTELEKFLAKESVPVS; encoded by the coding sequence ATGAGAGCAGAATGGGTTGCTAAACGACGCGGACAAAGTAATGTTTCTCAAATGCATTACGCCCGTCAGGGTTTCATTACCGAAGAAATGGCTTATGTCGCCAAACGAGAAAATTTGCCCCCAGAACTAATTAGAGAAGAAGTTGCCCGGGGCAGAATGATTATTCCCGCTAATATTAATCACACGAATTTAGAGCCAATGTGTATTGGCATTGCTTCTAAATGTAAGGTGAATGCAAATATTGGCGCGTCTCCCAACTCTTCTAATATTCAAGAAGAATTGGACAAGCTAAAGTTATCGATTAAATATGGTGCAGATACCGTGATGGATCTGTCCACTGGTGGCGGTAACTTAGACGAAATTCGCACGGCAATTATTAATGCTTCCCCGGTTCCCATTGGCACGGTTCCAGTTTATCAAGCTTTGGAAAGTGTCTATGGCAAAATGGAAAATCTGACCGCTGATGATTTCCTCCATGTAATTGAAAAACACGCCCAGCAAGGGGTGGATTACATGACCATTCACGCAGGGATTTTAATTCAACATTTGCCTTTGGTGAAAAGTCGAATTACGGGAATTGTTTCTCGCGGCGGCGGCATTTTGGCCAAGTGGATGTTGCATCACCATAAGCAAAATCCCCTCTATACTCACTACAACGATATCATCGAAATTTTTAAGAAATATGATGTTTCTTTTAGTTTAGGTGATTCCCTGCGTCCGGGTTGTACCCATGATGCTTCTGATGATGCTCAGTTAGCAGAATTGAAAACCCTCGGTGAGTTGACCCGTAAGGCTTGGGAACATGATGTGCAGGTGATGGTGGAAGGGCCGGGTCATGTGCCTATGGATCAAATAGAATTTAATGTCAAGAAGCAGATGGAAGAATGCTCGGAAGCGCCTTTCTATGTGCTCGGTCCATTGGTGACAGATATTGCCCCCGGTTATGACCATATTACTTCGGCGATCGGTGCGGCAATGGCTGGTTGGTACGGGACAGCTATGTTGTGCTATGTGACCCCGAAAGAACATTTGGGTTTACCGAATGCGGAAGATGTACGCAATGGTTTAATTGCTTATAAAATTGCGGCTCATGCGGCAGATATTGCACGGCATCGTCCGGGAGCCCGCGATCGCGACGATGAGCTTTCTGTTGCCCGGTATAACTTTGATTGGAACCGTCAGTTTGAGTTAGCCCTCGACCCCGATCGCGCCCGGGAATATCACGACGAAACCTTGCCCGCTGATATCTACAAAACCGCCGAATTCTGTTCCATGTGCGGCCCGAAATTCTGCCCCATGCAGACTAAAGTTGACGCCGATGCTTTAACGGAATTAGAGAAGTTTTTGGCCAAAGAATCGGTGCCGGTGAGTTAA